In Lysobacter firmicutimachus, one genomic interval encodes:
- a CDS encoding S1 family peptidase encodes MSVSISRQSARKISLSACVALAAAATFASGAAVAGDTVDAQLKFAMQRDLGIFPGQYAQYLATERLAQSQGRAIEREFGSAYAGSWIERNADGSFKLVAASAGARKSSSIGGVEVRNVRHSLKQLQQSMDLLDASSRARIKGISKPLTGVQSWYVDPVSNSVVVKVDQGALDRGIDFVALSGADSGSVRIEETPGTLQTAATIVGGIEYSINNASLCSVGFSVTRSSTKGFVTAGHCGSAGAIVRIGGAQVGSFAASRFPGNDRAWVSVGSGNTLQPWVSNYSGGNVIVRGSTEAAIGAAVCRSGRTTGYRCGTITAKNVTANYAQGAVYGLTQGNACMGRGDSGGSWITSAGQAQGVMSGGNVQANGNNCGIPASQRSSLFERLNPILSQYGLSLVRG; translated from the coding sequence ATGTCCGTTTCGATTTCCCGCCAGTCCGCCCGCAAAATCTCGCTGTCAGCCTGTGTCGCGCTCGCCGCAGCGGCCACGTTCGCATCGGGCGCCGCCGTCGCCGGCGATACGGTCGATGCGCAGTTGAAGTTCGCGATGCAGCGCGACCTGGGCATCTTCCCGGGCCAGTACGCCCAGTATCTGGCGACCGAGCGCTTGGCCCAGAGCCAGGGCCGCGCGATCGAACGCGAGTTCGGCAGCGCTTACGCCGGCAGCTGGATCGAACGCAATGCCGACGGCAGCTTCAAGCTGGTCGCCGCCAGCGCGGGCGCGCGCAAGTCGTCGTCGATCGGCGGCGTGGAAGTACGCAACGTTCGCCACAGCCTCAAGCAGCTGCAGCAGTCGATGGACCTGCTCGACGCCAGTTCGCGCGCCCGCATCAAAGGCATCAGCAAGCCGCTGACCGGCGTGCAGAGCTGGTACGTCGATCCGGTCAGCAATTCGGTGGTGGTGAAGGTCGACCAGGGCGCGCTGGACCGCGGCATCGACTTCGTCGCCCTCAGCGGCGCCGACAGCGGTTCGGTGCGGATCGAGGAAACGCCCGGCACGCTGCAGACGGCGGCGACGATCGTCGGCGGCATCGAGTACTCGATCAACAACGCCTCGCTGTGCTCGGTCGGCTTTTCGGTCACCCGCAGCTCGACCAAGGGCTTCGTCACCGCCGGCCACTGCGGCTCGGCCGGCGCGATCGTGCGCATCGGCGGCGCCCAGGTCGGCTCCTTCGCCGCCTCGCGGTTCCCGGGCAACGACCGCGCCTGGGTCAGCGTCGGCAGCGGCAATACCCTGCAGCCGTGGGTCAGCAACTACAGCGGCGGCAACGTGATCGTGCGCGGCAGCACCGAGGCGGCGATCGGCGCGGCGGTGTGCCGCTCCGGCCGTACCACCGGCTATCGCTGCGGCACCATCACCGCCAAGAACGTCACCGCCAACTACGCCCAGGGCGCGGTCTACGGCCTGACCCAGGGCAATGCCTGCATGGGCCGCGGCGATTCGGGCGGCTCCTGGATCACCAGCGCCGGCCAGGCGCAGGGCGTGATGTCCGGCGGCAACGTCCAGGCCAACGGCAACAACTGCGGCATCCCGGCCTCGCAGCGCAGCAGCCTGTTCGAGCGCCTCAATCCGATCCTGAGCCAGTACGGGCTGAGTCTGGTTCGCGGCTGA
- a CDS encoding ABC transporter transmembrane domain-containing protein has product MSDTPSGRRAAAAEPRKKAPIGSLRTLWPFVRKHRGLFVAWLFALAASSTATLSLPVAFKTMIDQGFAQSAAGGGSGAIDRAFLLLFAVAVALALATAVRFYFVSVLGERVVADLRETLYNHLITLDVGFHDRNRSGELISRLTADAELLRSVVGSSMSVALRSAVTVVGSLAMLFVTSPRLALYALVAIPLAVLPIVIGGRRLQKISRASQDRVADANALASETLGAVRTVQAHAREPYERGRFNESLLIAIKAASRRISAQAWVTAIAITLVFGAITLVLWSGAHDVVAGRMSAGTLGQFVLYALIGGGSVGALAEVWNDLQRAAGGMSRIGELLEETNAVTAPAQPRALPQPVRGELVFDRVGFHYPMRPDLPALEDFSLRVRPGETVALVGPSGAGKSTVFSILLRFHDPQQGAVSVDGADVRELDPAALRQSIALVPQQPTIFAASARDNIRYGRLEASEAELEQAVSAAHAADFIQALPDGLSAELGERGTRLSGGQQQRIAIARALLKDAPILLLDEATSALDAQSERAVQQALETLMQGRTTLVIAHRLATVLKADRIVVMDRGRIVAEGTHEQLLAQGGLYAELAKLQFLD; this is encoded by the coding sequence ATGAGCGACACGCCCAGCGGCCGCCGCGCCGCCGCAGCCGAACCCCGCAAGAAGGCGCCGATCGGCAGCTTGCGCACCCTGTGGCCGTTCGTGCGCAAGCACCGCGGCCTGTTCGTCGCCTGGCTGTTCGCGTTGGCCGCGTCCAGCACCGCGACCCTGAGCCTGCCGGTCGCGTTCAAGACCATGATCGACCAAGGCTTCGCCCAGAGCGCCGCCGGCGGCGGCAGCGGCGCGATCGACCGCGCCTTCCTGCTGCTGTTCGCGGTCGCGGTCGCCCTGGCCCTGGCCACCGCGGTGCGCTTCTACTTCGTCTCGGTGTTGGGCGAGCGGGTGGTGGCCGACCTGCGCGAGACCTTGTACAACCACCTGATTACCCTCGACGTCGGCTTCCACGACCGCAACCGCAGCGGCGAGCTGATCTCGCGCCTGACCGCCGACGCTGAATTGCTGCGCAGCGTGGTCGGTTCGAGCATGTCGGTGGCGCTGCGCAGCGCGGTCACGGTGGTCGGCAGCCTGGCGATGCTGTTCGTGACCAGTCCGCGGCTGGCCCTGTACGCCCTGGTCGCCATTCCGCTGGCGGTGCTGCCGATCGTGATCGGCGGGCGCCGGCTGCAAAAGATCTCGCGCGCCAGCCAGGACCGGGTCGCCGACGCCAACGCCCTGGCCAGCGAGACCCTCGGCGCGGTGCGCACGGTCCAGGCGCACGCGCGCGAGCCTTACGAGCGCGGCCGCTTCAACGAGTCGCTGCTGATCGCGATCAAGGCCGCCAGCCGCCGCATCAGCGCCCAGGCCTGGGTCACCGCGATCGCCATCACCCTGGTGTTCGGCGCGATCACCCTGGTGCTGTGGTCGGGCGCGCACGACGTGGTCGCCGGGCGCATGAGCGCCGGCACCCTGGGCCAGTTCGTGCTCTACGCCCTGATCGGCGGCGGCTCGGTCGGCGCCCTGGCCGAGGTCTGGAACGACCTGCAGCGCGCCGCCGGCGGCATGAGCCGGATCGGCGAGCTGCTGGAGGAAACCAACGCGGTGACCGCGCCGGCGCAACCGCGCGCGCTGCCGCAGCCGGTGCGCGGCGAGTTGGTGTTCGACCGGGTCGGTTTCCATTATCCGATGCGCCCGGACCTGCCGGCGCTGGAAGACTTCAGCCTGCGCGTGCGACCCGGCGAGACCGTGGCCCTGGTCGGCCCGTCCGGCGCCGGCAAGAGCACCGTGTTCTCGATCCTGCTGCGTTTCCACGACCCGCAGCAGGGCGCGGTGTCGGTCGACGGCGCCGACGTACGCGAGCTCGATCCGGCGGCATTGCGCCAATCGATCGCCCTGGTCCCGCAGCAACCCACCATCTTCGCCGCCAGCGCGCGCGACAACATCCGCTACGGCCGGCTCGAGGCCAGCGAAGCGGAGCTCGAACAGGCGGTGAGCGCGGCCCACGCGGCCGATTTCATCCAGGCCTTGCCCGACGGCCTGTCGGCCGAACTGGGCGAACGCGGCACGCGCCTGTCCGGCGGTCAGCAGCAACGCATCGCCATCGCCCGCGCCCTGCTCAAGGACGCGCCGATCCTGTTGCTCGACGAGGCCACCAGCGCGCTCGACGCGCAGAGCGAGCGCGCGGTACAGCAGGCCCTGGAAACCCTGATGCAGGGCCGCACCACCCTGGTCATCGCCCACCGCCTGGCGACCGTGCTCAAGGCCGACCGGATCGTGGTCATGGACCGCGGCCGGATCGTCGCCGAAGGCACCCACGAGCAGTTGCTGGCCCAGGGCGGGTTGTACGCCGAGCTGGCCAAGCTGCAGTTCCTGGACTGA
- a CDS encoding IMPACT family protein: MNAPAGASTLAERASLAQEVKHSRFLALAAPVETPEAALAFFAEVGDPAATHNCWAYRIGAQYRFNDDGEPAGTAGRPILAAIDGQGYDRIAVVVTRWYGGIKLGAGGLVRAYGGCAAECLRRAPRRELVRYDELELSFGFEDTGAVHAAFAAHGAEKTEERYSADGVRVRIRLPASQLPALKAQLRDATRNRVRLDEPGASPLG; encoded by the coding sequence ATGAACGCGCCCGCCGGCGCCTCGACCCTGGCCGAGCGCGCCAGCCTGGCCCAGGAGGTCAAGCACAGCCGTTTCCTGGCCTTGGCCGCCCCGGTCGAGACCCCGGAAGCGGCGCTGGCCTTCTTCGCCGAGGTCGGCGACCCGGCCGCGACCCACAACTGCTGGGCCTACCGCATCGGCGCCCAATACCGCTTCAACGACGACGGCGAGCCGGCCGGCACCGCCGGGCGGCCGATCCTGGCCGCGATCGACGGCCAGGGCTACGACCGGATCGCGGTGGTGGTGACCCGCTGGTACGGCGGCATCAAGCTCGGCGCCGGCGGCCTGGTCCGCGCCTACGGCGGCTGCGCCGCCGAATGCCTGCGCCGCGCGCCGCGCCGCGAACTGGTCCGCTACGACGAACTCGAGCTCAGCTTCGGCTTCGAGGACACCGGCGCGGTCCATGCCGCGTTCGCCGCCCACGGCGCGGAAAAGACCGAAGAACGCTACAGCGCCGATGGCGTGCGGGTGCGGATCCGCCTGCCGGCGTCGCAATTGCCCGCCTTGAAAGCGCAGCTGCGCGACGCCACACGTAATCGGGTACGCCTCGACGAGCCCGGCGCGAGCCCCCTTGGATGA
- a CDS encoding RNA polymerase sigma factor: MNSGADASDDVLMLAWTGGDAAAFEVLYARHRGPLYRFLLRQIRDSALADEFFQDVWQRVIAARHGWKPEAAFSTWLFRIAHNRLNDHWRGLKHRPAAPEDGDERAARVPDPTTPERELSEFEQRRRLQRAIEELPQEQREVVLLRLEQELSLEDIGAITGAGRETVKSRLRYAMDKLRARLTE; the protein is encoded by the coding sequence ATGAATTCCGGTGCGGATGCCAGCGACGACGTGCTCATGCTCGCCTGGACCGGCGGCGATGCCGCCGCGTTCGAGGTGCTGTACGCGCGTCATCGCGGCCCCTTGTACCGCTTCCTGCTGCGGCAAATCCGTGATTCGGCGCTCGCCGACGAGTTTTTCCAGGACGTCTGGCAGCGGGTGATCGCGGCGCGGCACGGCTGGAAACCGGAAGCGGCGTTCAGCACCTGGCTGTTCCGGATCGCCCATAACCGCCTCAACGATCACTGGCGCGGGCTCAAGCACCGCCCGGCGGCGCCGGAGGACGGCGACGAGCGCGCCGCGCGCGTGCCCGACCCGACTACGCCCGAGCGCGAGCTGTCGGAGTTCGAACAGCGCCGGCGGCTGCAGCGCGCCATCGAAGAATTGCCGCAGGAACAGCGCGAAGTCGTGCTGCTGCGGCTGGAACAGGAACTCAGTCTGGAGGACATCGGCGCCATCACCGGAGCCGGCCGCGAGACCGTGAAGTCCCGGCTGCGCTACGCGATGGACAAGTTGCGCGCGAGGTTGACCGAATGA
- a CDS encoding bifunctional diguanylate cyclase/phosphodiesterase: MHSSDVLPVAAVSGRSTAGDALACALQEALPAGSQVVVCWRDAQGRVSDSSTPGAPAPLRADAAAWLERDPPAVGASGDTRPDRIEAAWWLEDGSRAALVAALPQSMPTPLRAAWLAMARRIVAADLAAVRAHARAEALEKSERLQQALYGIADLAGSGLEMSDLLSRIHGVVCGLTYAENFYIVLYDDVADTMRFLYFADRADPFVADPEQVIRAADMPNSLTLALLRHGEALQGSSTSLRELLNVPPDDFHGPDSADWLGVPMRRGERVCGAIVVQNYDTPGSYGEEDRALLSFVAQHILTALDRVHAREELERRVAERTYALQLSNRDLQAEIIERQRSERLQRALFRIAELTITSDTLSRFYSQVHDVVSELLYARNFYIALLSDDGERLQFPYSIDERDMIRESRRLADGLTEYVIRQGRPLLADRNRIAELHARGEVRSHGSAAHCWLGVPLFRDEAVVGVIAIQSYSRAIAFNARDQELLTFVAHHISIGLARKQAQDRLVTAHGELEQRVASRTRELAHSNAELVAQIGERVRAEQKLTHQALHDTLTGLPNRGRLLERLGQAIAQARRDRRSFAVLFLDLDRFKLVNDSVGHSAGDELLVESSRRIVAAVRGEDMVARLGGDEFAILIENIDGLGAVEDMAHRVLRALGEPCWIAGREVFPSASIGIALWHPRYRDGIELLRDADAAMYRAKGLGRGRCAVFDEEMRDQAMRILDLEADLRRAINGDAFVAYYQPIVRLDDRALIGHEALLRWRHEKRGLLLPREFIGVGEDSGLIEEVDWILYGRAVAELARGGEGYISVNVSPRHFRSGDFADRLLRLLDDAGADPQRLRIEITEVALLDDVPRALRMLRTLRNHGVLAQLDDFGTGFSALSYLHRFPIECLKIDQSFVAGLVGESRPESVAVVRAIQALAGTLAIHTIGEGVETEAQRAALRELGCVYGQGFLFGRPAERLATGAVAAMPTPAGDVAAPAACTAGASSSLTG; this comes from the coding sequence GTGCACAGCAGTGACGTACTTCCAGTGGCGGCGGTAAGCGGGCGCTCGACTGCAGGCGACGCGCTGGCCTGCGCGCTGCAGGAAGCCTTGCCGGCCGGTTCGCAGGTCGTGGTGTGCTGGCGCGACGCGCAAGGCCGCGTTTCCGATTCGTCCACGCCGGGCGCGCCGGCACCGCTGCGCGCCGACGCCGCCGCCTGGCTGGAACGCGATCCGCCGGCGGTGGGCGCGTCCGGCGATACCCGCCCGGACCGCATCGAAGCCGCCTGGTGGCTGGAGGACGGCAGCCGCGCGGCGCTGGTCGCGGCCCTGCCGCAGTCCATGCCGACGCCGCTGCGCGCCGCTTGGCTGGCGATGGCGCGGCGCATCGTCGCCGCCGACCTGGCCGCGGTGCGCGCCCATGCCCGCGCCGAGGCGCTGGAGAAATCCGAGCGCCTGCAGCAGGCGCTGTACGGGATCGCCGACCTGGCCGGCTCGGGCCTGGAGATGAGCGATCTGCTCAGCCGCATCCACGGCGTGGTCTGCGGCCTGACCTATGCCGAGAATTTCTACATCGTGCTCTACGACGACGTCGCCGACACGATGCGCTTTCTGTACTTCGCCGACCGCGCCGACCCCTTCGTCGCCGACCCCGAGCAGGTGATCCGCGCCGCCGACATGCCCAACAGCCTGACCCTGGCCTTGCTGCGCCACGGCGAGGCGCTGCAGGGCAGTTCGACCAGCCTGCGCGAGCTGCTGAACGTGCCGCCGGACGATTTCCACGGCCCCGACAGCGCCGACTGGCTCGGCGTGCCGATGCGCCGCGGCGAGCGGGTATGCGGCGCGATCGTGGTGCAGAACTACGACACGCCCGGCAGCTACGGCGAAGAGGACCGCGCCTTGCTGTCCTTCGTCGCCCAGCACATCCTGACCGCCCTCGACCGCGTCCACGCCCGCGAAGAGCTCGAACGCCGCGTCGCCGAACGCACCTACGCCCTGCAGCTGAGCAACCGCGACCTGCAGGCCGAGATCATCGAGCGCCAGCGTTCCGAGCGCCTGCAGCGAGCGCTGTTCCGCATCGCCGAGCTGACCATCACCTCCGACACGCTGAGCCGGTTCTATTCCCAGGTCCACGACGTGGTCAGCGAGCTGCTGTACGCGCGCAATTTCTACATCGCGCTGCTGTCCGACGACGGCGAGCGCCTGCAGTTCCCGTACTCGATCGACGAGCGCGACATGATCCGCGAATCGCGCCGGCTCGCCGACGGCCTGACCGAGTACGTGATCCGCCAGGGACGGCCGTTGTTGGCCGACCGCAACCGCATCGCCGAGCTGCACGCCCGCGGCGAGGTGCGCAGCCACGGCTCCGCCGCGCATTGCTGGCTGGGCGTGCCGCTGTTCCGCGACGAGGCGGTGGTCGGAGTGATCGCGATCCAGAGCTACTCGCGCGCGATCGCCTTCAACGCTCGCGACCAGGAGCTGCTGACCTTCGTCGCCCATCACATCAGCATCGGCCTGGCCCGCAAGCAGGCCCAGGACCGGCTGGTCACCGCGCACGGCGAACTGGAGCAGCGCGTGGCCTCGCGCACGCGCGAGCTGGCGCACAGCAATGCCGAACTGGTCGCACAGATCGGCGAACGCGTGCGCGCCGAGCAAAAGCTCACCCACCAAGCCTTGCACGACACCCTGACCGGGCTGCCGAACCGCGGCCGGTTGCTGGAACGCCTGGGGCAGGCCATCGCCCAGGCCCGTCGCGACCGGCGCTCGTTCGCGGTGCTGTTCCTCGACCTGGACCGGTTCAAGCTGGTCAACGACAGCGTCGGCCATTCGGCCGGCGACGAACTGCTGGTGGAAAGCAGCCGCCGGATCGTCGCCGCGGTGCGCGGCGAGGACATGGTGGCGCGGCTGGGCGGCGACGAGTTCGCGATCCTGATCGAGAACATCGACGGCCTCGGCGCGGTCGAGGACATGGCGCACCGGGTTCTGCGCGCACTCGGCGAGCCGTGCTGGATCGCCGGGCGCGAGGTGTTTCCTTCCGCCAGCATCGGCATCGCGCTGTGGCATCCGCGGTATCGCGACGGCATCGAGCTGCTGCGCGACGCCGACGCCGCGATGTACCGGGCCAAGGGCCTGGGCCGCGGCCGTTGCGCGGTGTTCGACGAAGAAATGCGCGACCAGGCGATGCGCATCCTCGACCTGGAAGCCGACCTGCGCCGAGCCATCAACGGCGACGCCTTCGTCGCCTACTACCAGCCGATCGTGCGCCTGGACGACCGCGCCCTGATCGGCCACGAGGCCTTGTTGCGCTGGCGCCACGAAAAACGCGGCCTGCTGCTGCCGCGCGAATTCATCGGGGTGGGCGAGGACAGCGGCCTGATCGAAGAGGTCGACTGGATCCTGTACGGCCGCGCCGTGGCCGAGCTGGCGCGCGGCGGCGAGGGCTACATTTCGGTCAACGTCTCGCCGCGGCATTTCCGCTCGGGCGATTTCGCCGACCGCCTGCTGCGCCTGCTCGACGACGCCGGCGCCGATCCGCAGCGCCTGCGCATCGAGATCACCGAGGTCGCGCTGCTCGACGACGTCCCGCGCGCGCTGCGCATGCTGCGGACCCTGCGCAATCACGGCGTGCTGGCGCAATTGGACGATTTCGGCACCGGCTTCTCGGCGCTGTCGTATCTGCACCGGTTCCCGATCGAGTGCCTGAAGATCGATCAGAGTTTCGTCGCCGGCCTGGTCGGCGAATCGCGTCCGGAAAGCGTGGCGGTGGTGCGCGCGATCCAGGCGCTGGCCGGCACCCTGGCCATCCACACCATCGGCGAGGGCGTGGAAACCGAAGCTCAGCGCGCGGCCTTGCGCGAACTGGGCTGCGTTTACGGCCAGGGTTTCCTGTTCGGACGCCCGGCCGAGCGGCTGGCGACCGGCGCCGTCGCCGCCATGCCGACGCCGGCGGGCGACGTCGCTGCGCCGGCCGCGTGCACGGCCGGCGCCTCGTCCTCGCTTACCGGCTGA
- a CDS encoding vWA domain-containing protein, with protein MSARATSAQPASSTPRALRVALLAALAMSLGACQAPGDLAKQAPETPPAEAEAAAPGDVVAIEPVQAADAAAVASVAAPAAAPAPTRAEAKAGAALERVQVTGSRIADPRLRRAAPQALKVAPAALGFIAPPAPPPPVYAQPANTEKYAAREDNPVLRASEQPLSTFSIDVDTGSYANVRRMLNAGTRPPADAVRAEEFINYFDYRHPAPASLAMPFKVSTELAPAPWNAQRQLLMIGIKGFEVPKRTLPPANLVFLIDTSGSMESPDKLPLLKNAFSMLARQLRPQDRVSIVVYAGSAGLVLPPTPGDRQDEILAALDRLQAGGSTNGGDGIRLAYAMARQAYVKNGVNRVILATDGDFNVGTVDNNALETLVADQRKSGIALTTLGFGQGNYNDALAEKLADVGDGNHAYIDTAQEARKVLVEQMGSTLLTIARDVKIQIEFNPAQVAEYRLIGYENRLLKREDFANDKVDAGDIGAGHQVTALYEITPVGSKATRLPALRYAASAPADAGGEDEIALLKLRYKRPGEDRSQLIETPVRKTGLRAVASDSMRFAASVAAFADALRGGKQIDGWGWEQIAATARSVRLDDRWGLRAEFLGLVERARVQIGAPPAAPATEVAVSR; from the coding sequence ATGTCCGCCCGCGCCACGTCCGCCCAGCCCGCCTCCTCCACCCCGCGCGCCCTGCGCGTCGCCCTGCTCGCCGCCCTCGCCATGTCGCTCGGCGCTTGCCAGGCGCCCGGCGACCTGGCCAAGCAAGCGCCCGAAACGCCGCCCGCCGAAGCCGAGGCGGCCGCGCCCGGCGATGTCGTCGCGATCGAACCCGTCCAAGCCGCCGACGCAGCCGCGGTCGCATCCGTCGCCGCGCCGGCGGCCGCGCCGGCGCCAACGCGCGCCGAAGCCAAGGCGGGCGCCGCGCTGGAACGGGTCCAGGTCACCGGCTCGCGCATCGCCGACCCGCGCCTGCGGCGCGCGGCGCCGCAAGCCCTGAAGGTCGCCCCGGCCGCGCTCGGCTTCATCGCGCCGCCCGCCCCGCCGCCGCCCGTGTACGCCCAGCCGGCCAACACCGAGAAATACGCCGCCCGCGAAGACAATCCGGTGCTGCGCGCCAGCGAACAGCCGCTGTCGACCTTCTCCATCGACGTCGACACCGGCAGCTACGCCAACGTGCGGCGCATGCTCAACGCCGGCACGCGCCCGCCGGCCGACGCGGTGCGCGCGGAAGAGTTCATCAACTACTTCGATTATCGGCACCCGGCGCCCGCCTCGCTGGCTATGCCTTTCAAGGTCAGCACCGAACTCGCGCCGGCGCCCTGGAACGCGCAGCGCCAGTTGCTGATGATCGGCATCAAGGGCTTTGAGGTGCCCAAGCGCACCCTGCCCCCCGCCAACCTGGTGTTCCTGATCGACACCTCCGGCTCGATGGAGTCGCCGGACAAACTGCCGCTGCTGAAGAACGCCTTCTCGATGCTGGCCCGCCAACTGCGCCCGCAGGATCGGGTCTCGATCGTGGTCTACGCGGGCTCCGCCGGCCTGGTGCTGCCGCCGACGCCGGGCGATCGCCAGGACGAGATTCTCGCCGCGCTGGACCGGCTGCAGGCCGGCGGCAGCACCAACGGCGGCGACGGCATCCGCCTGGCCTACGCCATGGCCAGGCAGGCCTACGTCAAGAACGGCGTCAACCGGGTGATCCTGGCCACCGACGGCGATTTCAACGTCGGCACGGTCGACAACAACGCCCTGGAAACCCTCGTCGCCGACCAGCGCAAGAGCGGCATCGCCCTGACCACGCTCGGCTTCGGCCAGGGCAACTACAACGATGCGCTGGCAGAAAAACTGGCCGACGTCGGCGACGGCAACCACGCCTACATCGACACCGCGCAGGAGGCGCGCAAAGTGCTGGTCGAGCAGATGGGCTCGACCCTGCTGACCATCGCCCGCGACGTCAAGATCCAGATCGAATTCAACCCGGCCCAGGTCGCCGAGTACCGCCTGATCGGCTACGAGAACCGCCTGCTCAAGCGCGAGGACTTCGCCAACGACAAGGTCGATGCCGGCGACATCGGCGCCGGCCATCAGGTCACCGCGCTGTACGAGATCACCCCGGTCGGCTCCAAGGCCACGCGCCTGCCGGCGCTGCGTTATGCCGCCTCCGCGCCGGCCGACGCCGGAGGCGAGGACGAGATCGCCCTACTCAAGCTGCGCTACAAGCGTCCCGGCGAAGACCGCAGCCAACTGATCGAAACCCCGGTGCGCAAGACCGGCCTGCGCGCCGTGGCCAGCGATTCGATGCGCTTCGCCGCCTCGGTCGCCGCGTTCGCCGACGCGCTGCGCGGCGGCAAGCAGATCGACGGCTGGGGCTGGGAGCAGATCGCCGCGACCGCGCGCAGCGTGCGCCTGGACGATCGCTGGGGCCTGCGCGCGGAGTTCCTCGGCCTGGTCGAACGCGCCCGCGTCCAGATCGGCGCGCCCCCGGCCGCGCCGGCGACCGAGGTCGCGGTCAGCCGGTAA
- a CDS encoding aldehyde dehydrogenase family protein, translating into MAKSKSAPAARAGKGLKPSYPYYLANRAVAVNTDLEVLDKYSGKRATRVAMADAAAVRQAIAAAHAAREAMAEFAPDRRRDVLEHCVRRFGERFEELALALCIEAGKPIQDARGEVTRLIDTFRIAANEATRSPGELLELQISPRTRGYRGMVKRVPIGPCSFITPFNFPLNLVAHKVAPAIAAGCPFVLKPAIKTPVGALIIAEVLAETDLPEGAFSALCCSNEDASLLVEDPRIKLLSFTGGLIGWDLKARAGKKKVTLELGGNAACIVDADPGASLDHVVQRLVFGAYYQSGQSCISVQRIYAHADVYDKLRKKLKAAVGALRMGDPRDEATFIGPVVDEPAAQRIQSWIDGALAGGAKRIAGGPRQGTMIPATLLEKVPRDAELYRKEAFGPVALIEPFDDYERALARVNDSDFGLQAGVFTGRLDHAMRAWDRLDVGGVIVGDVPSFRVDNMPYGGVKDSGQGREGVRYAIEDMSEQRLLVIRDPAG; encoded by the coding sequence ATGGCCAAGTCCAAATCCGCCCCCGCGGCCCGCGCCGGCAAAGGCCTGAAGCCGAGCTACCCCTACTACCTCGCCAACCGCGCGGTCGCCGTCAACACCGACCTGGAAGTGCTGGACAAGTACAGCGGCAAGCGCGCCACGCGGGTGGCGATGGCCGACGCGGCCGCCGTGCGCCAGGCGATCGCCGCCGCGCACGCGGCGCGCGAGGCCATGGCCGAGTTCGCCCCCGATCGCCGCCGCGACGTGCTCGAACACTGCGTGCGCCGTTTCGGCGAACGTTTCGAAGAACTCGCCCTGGCGCTGTGCATCGAAGCCGGCAAGCCGATCCAGGATGCGCGCGGCGAGGTCACCCGGCTGATCGACACCTTCCGCATCGCCGCCAACGAAGCCACCCGCAGCCCCGGCGAATTGCTCGAACTGCAGATCTCGCCGCGCACCCGCGGCTATCGCGGGATGGTCAAACGGGTGCCGATCGGGCCGTGCAGCTTCATTACCCCGTTCAACTTCCCGCTCAACCTGGTCGCGCACAAGGTCGCGCCGGCGATCGCCGCCGGCTGCCCGTTCGTGCTCAAGCCGGCGATCAAGACCCCGGTCGGCGCGTTGATCATCGCCGAAGTGCTGGCCGAGACCGACCTGCCGGAAGGCGCGTTCTCGGCCCTGTGCTGCTCCAACGAGGACGCCTCGTTGCTGGTCGAGGACCCGCGGATCAAGCTGCTGAGCTTCACCGGCGGCCTGATCGGCTGGGACCTCAAGGCCCGCGCCGGCAAGAAGAAGGTCACCTTGGAACTGGGCGGCAACGCCGCCTGCATCGTCGATGCCGACCCGGGCGCGAGCCTGGACCACGTGGTCCAGCGGCTGGTGTTCGGCGCCTATTACCAGAGCGGCCAGAGCTGCATCAGCGTGCAGCGCATCTACGCCCACGCCGACGTCTACGACAAGCTGCGCAAGAAGCTCAAAGCCGCAGTCGGCGCGCTGCGCATGGGCGATCCGCGCGACGAGGCCACCTTCATCGGCCCGGTCGTCGACGAACCGGCCGCGCAGCGCATCCAGTCGTGGATCGACGGCGCGCTCGCGGGCGGCGCCAAGCGCATCGCCGGCGGCCCGCGCCAGGGCACGATGATCCCGGCCACGCTGTTGGAAAAGGTGCCGCGCGACGCCGAGCTGTACCGCAAGGAAGCGTTCGGGCCGGTGGCGTTGATCGAGCCCTTCGACGATTACGAACGGGCGCTCGCGCGGGTCAACGACAGCGACTTCGGCCTGCAGGCCGGCGTGTTCACCGGTCGCCTCGATCATGCGATGCGCGCCTGGGACCGGCTCGACGTCGGCGGCGTGATCGTCGGCGACGTGCCCAGCTTCCGCGTCGACAACATGCCCTACGGTGGGGTCAAGGACTCCGGCCAGGGCCGCGAAGGCGTGCGCTATGCGATCGAGGACATGAGCGAGCAGCGGTTGTTGGTGATCCGCGACCCGGCCGGCTGA